In Pseudomonas sp. Leaf58, one DNA window encodes the following:
- a CDS encoding SulP family inorganic anion transporter, producing MKPARLRADLLAGLTTSFALVPECIAFALVAHLNPLMGLYGAFIICTLTAVFGGRPGMISGAAGSMAVVIVALVVQHGAQYLLATVLLGGVVMMLFGLLRLGKLVRLVPYPVMLGFVNGLAIVIAMAQLEHFKQGERWLSGTPLYLMVGLVALTMLVVYVLPKLTRAVPPALVAILGVGVLVYLLDLPTRTLGDMAQIAGGLPQLALPDVPWNLETLTIIAPYAFLMAMVGLLETLLTLNLTDEITESRGFPDRECVALGAANMVSGLCGGMGGCAMIGQTVINLSSNGRGRLSGVVAGGMVLLFVLFLAPLIERIPLAALVGVMFVVAQQTFAWASLRVLHKVPLNDVLAIIAVTVVTVFTDLAVAVLFGIIIAALNFAWQHARELYADSHEDGAGGKHYQVHGTLFFASTTTFLEQFDAANDPARVTLDCQHLSFVDYSAIAALQTLRERYAKAGKHLRVVHVSERCKKLLKRAGEQH from the coding sequence ATGAAACCCGCCCGACTCCGCGCCGACCTGCTCGCCGGCCTGACCACCTCGTTCGCCCTGGTGCCCGAGTGCATCGCTTTCGCCCTGGTGGCCCACCTCAACCCGCTGATGGGCCTGTATGGCGCCTTCATCATCTGCACACTGACTGCCGTGTTTGGTGGGCGACCCGGCATGATTTCCGGCGCTGCCGGCTCGATGGCGGTGGTGATCGTCGCGTTGGTGGTGCAACACGGTGCGCAGTACCTGCTGGCCACGGTGCTGCTGGGGGGCGTGGTGATGATGCTGTTCGGCCTGCTGCGCCTGGGCAAGCTGGTGCGCCTGGTGCCGTACCCGGTCATGCTCGGTTTCGTCAACGGCCTGGCGATCGTCATCGCCATGGCCCAGTTGGAGCACTTCAAGCAAGGTGAGCGGTGGCTCAGTGGCACACCGCTGTACCTGATGGTGGGGTTGGTAGCGTTGACCATGCTGGTGGTCTATGTGCTGCCGAAGCTGACCCGCGCGGTGCCGCCAGCGCTGGTGGCGATCCTGGGTGTTGGCGTACTGGTGTACCTGCTCGACCTGCCCACGCGTACCCTTGGCGATATGGCGCAGATTGCCGGCGGCCTGCCACAGCTGGCCCTGCCGGACGTGCCGTGGAACCTTGAAACCTTGACCATCATCGCCCCGTACGCCTTCTTGATGGCCATGGTCGGCCTGCTGGAAACCCTGCTCACGCTTAACCTGACCGATGAAATCACCGAAAGCCGTGGCTTCCCAGACCGCGAGTGCGTGGCGCTGGGTGCGGCGAACATGGTTTCGGGGTTGTGCGGTGGCATGGGGGGTTGCGCGATGATCGGCCAGACCGTGATCAACCTCAGTTCAAATGGTCGGGGGCGGTTGTCGGGGGTGGTGGCCGGGGGCATGGTCCTGCTGTTCGTGCTGTTCCTGGCCCCGCTGATCGAGCGCATTCCGCTGGCAGCGCTAGTCGGGGTGATGTTCGTGGTGGCGCAGCAGACGTTCGCCTGGGCGTCCTTGCGGGTACTGCACAAAGTGCCGCTGAACGATGTGCTGGCGATCATTGCGGTCACCGTGGTCACGGTGTTTACCGACCTGGCCGTGGCGGTGCTGTTCGGCATCATCATCGCGGCCCTGAACTTTGCCTGGCAGCATGCTCGGGAGCTGTATGCCGACAGCCATGAGGATGGGGCCGGCGGCAAGCATTACCAGGTGCATGGCACGCTGTTCTTTGCCTCGACCACCACGTTCCTCGAGCAGTTCGACGCAGCCAACGACCCCGCCCGGGTCACGCTGGACTGCCAGCATTTGAGCTTTGTCGACTACTCGGCGATTGCTGCGTTGCAGACGTTGCGTGAGCGCTATGCCAAGGCGGGCAAGCATTTGCGCGTGGTGCACGTGTCGGAACGGTGCAAGAAGCTGTTGAAGCGGGCTGGGGAGCAGCACTGA